ATGAGCGCGGCGCGCGGCGGGTACGCCACACTGACCCCACTGTCCCGGCACCGGCTGCTGGCGGCGGGCGGGGACGGGACAGCGCCGGAGTTCCGGCCGGTCGCGAGTGCGGAAACCCTGCGCGTCTAGACGAGTAGTTCCGAAGTTTGGGCCCGCGAACGTGGCGAGGGCCTCCAAGATCTGGTTGTGCCGACCGACCTGGAGACCCTCATCACCGCACTGTACGTGAAGATCGACGACGAGATAGGAGGAACCCGATGGCTCGGCAGACCACCGCGCCTGACGGACTCCGAACTCGTCTGCCTGGCCGTGGCCCAAGCCCTGCTCGGCTTCCACTCCGAGGCCCGCTGGCTGCGCTTCGCTCACGCGCACCTGACCGGGATGTTCCCCTACCTGCCGCAACGCCCCGGCTACAACAAGCGGCTGCGGGCGGCGCTGCCCCTGGTCAAGCGGGTGATCCGGGAACTGGCCGTCGACAGCGCCTTCTGGTTCGACACCGTGTGGATCACCGACTCCACCGCCGTGGAGTGCGGGCGCTCCCGGCCCACGGTCAAACGTTCAGATCTCGCCGGCTGGGCCGGCTACGGCTACTGCCGCTCGCACAGCCGCTGGTACTGGGGCCTGCGGCTGTTCCTGGTCTGCACCCCGGCTGGGATGCCGATCCTGTGGGCGCTGGCCAGCCCGAAGATCGACGAGCGCGAGGTGCTGACCGCGATGCTCGACCGCGAGCCGCACCTGGCCCGCGACCGGCCCGGCCTGCTGCTGATCGCCGACAAGGGCTTCGCCTCCGCCGAGTTCGAAGCAGACCTGGCGGCACGCGGGATCACGCTGCTGCGGCCGTCCTTCAAGCGCGAGAAGCGCCGGCCCGGCGAGCCGCTGCTCAAGTCCGTCCGGCAGCTCATCGAGTCGGTGAACGACACCCTCAAGGGCCAGCTCGACCTGGAGCAGCACGGTGGTCGGACCTTCGAGGGCGTCGCCGTCCGGGTCGCGCAGCGGATCCTGGCGATGGCCGCCGCGATCTGGCACAACCACACGATCGGCGCGCCCACCGCCAGGTCACTGATCGCCTACGACTCTTAATAACGTTGTCAAGCCGCTGCGGGCGCCGGTGGTGTGGTCTGGTAGCAACGCCCGTCGCGGAGCAGGGCCCACAGGACGTTGACCCGTCTGCGGGCCAGGGCGAGCACGGCCTGGGTGTGACGTTTACCCTCAGCGCGCTTGCGATCGTAGAAGGCGCGGGAGGCCGGGCAGCAGCGGATGCTGATCAGCGCGGAGGTGTAGAAGACCCGCTGCAGGCTGCGGCTGTATCGCTTGGGCCGGTGCAGGTTCCCGGTGCGTTTGCCTGAGTCGCGGGGGACGGGGGCCACGCCGGCGAGGCTGGCCAGGTGGTCAGCGGAGTCGAAGACGGCCAGGTCGCCGCCGGTGGCGGCGAGGAACTCCGCCCCCAGCAGGACACCGATGCCGGGCAGGCTGCTGATCACTTCGGCGTGGTGATGCCGGCGGAACCGCTCCTCGATGAGTGCGTCGATCTCGGCGATCTGCTCATCGAGGTCCATCACCTCCCTCGCGAGCCGGGCCACCAGGCGGGCCGTCAGCTTCTCTCCGGGCAAGGTGATGTGCTGGGCATGCGCGGCCTCCACCACGCGGTCGGCCAGGTCCGCGGCACCGCGGACCTTCCGGTTCCGCAGCCAGGCCTCCAACCGCTTTCTGCCGGTGCGACGGATCACAGCTGGGGTCTGGTAACCGGTCAACAGCACCAGCGGACCTCGATTGGTCAGGTCCAGGACGCGTT
This window of the Carbonactinospora thermoautotrophica genome carries:
- a CDS encoding IS982 family transposase, which codes for MPTDLETLITALYVKIDDEIGGTRWLGRPPRLTDSELVCLAVAQALLGFHSEARWLRFAHAHLTGMFPYLPQRPGYNKRLRAALPLVKRVIRELAVDSAFWFDTVWITDSTAVECGRSRPTVKRSDLAGWAGYGYCRSHSRWYWGLRLFLVCTPAGMPILWALASPKIDEREVLTAMLDREPHLARDRPGLLLIADKGFASAEFEADLAARGITLLRPSFKREKRRPGEPLLKSVRQLIESVNDTLKGQLDLEQHGGRTFEGVAVRVAQRILAMAAAIWHNHTIGAPTARSLIAYDS
- a CDS encoding IS110 family RNA-guided transposase, which translates into the protein MERVWAGVDIGKGHHHAVVVDAEGTRLLSRRVPNEEPALLDLLAEVLALAEEVTWAVDLTSSEAALLLALLFDHNQRVVYVPGMAVNRVAGSYRGEGKTDAKDAYVIADTARMRRDLHAVRADDELVVELRLLTAWRADLVADRTRIVNRLRVQLVAVFPGLERVLDLTNRGPLVLLTGYQTPAVIRRTGRKRLEAWLRNRKVRGAADLADRVVEAAHAQHITLPGEKLTARLVARLAREVMDLDEQIAEIDALIEERFRRHHHAEVISSLPGIGVLLGAEFLAATGGDLAVFDSADHLASLAGVAPVPRDSGKRTGNLHRPKRYSRSLQRVFYTSALISIRCCPASRAFYDRKRAEGKRHTQAVLALARRRVNVLWALLRDGRCYQTTPPAPAAA